The sequence CCTGGTTTGCCCAGTTGCTGCCATAATACCTGGGTAATATGCGGCACCATCGGCGAGAGCATCAACACCAATAATTCCAAAGCTTCCTGCATCACAGCTTGGCCTTGCTCCGTGTTGTCTTCAAACTTGGCCAAGGCGTTCAACAGCTCCATACAAGCCGCAATCGCAGTGTTAAACTGCAAACGACGACCAATATCATCCGATACTTTTTGCAAGGTTTCATGCAACTTAAACCGCAAGGCTTTTTGCTCTTTGTTCAGTCCGTCATTCGACTGGCACGCTACCAAGCCTGGTGATTGTTCAACATGTTGATGCACCAAACGCCAAACCCGGTTTAGGAAACGGTGTGCGCCTTCCACGCCCGAATCCGACCATTCCAAACTCTGCTCCGGCGGCGCGGCAAACATAATAAACAAACGCACCGTGTCGGCACCGTATTTTTCAATCAAGCCTTGCGGGTCAACGGTATTGCCTTTTGATTTCGACATCTTGGCACCGTTCATCAATACCATGCCTTGGGTCAGCAGGTTTTTAAACGGTTCATCCGAATTGACTAGCCCGACATCACGCATCAGCTTGTGGAAGAAACGCGCATACAATAAGTGCAAAATCGCGTGTTCAATGCCGCCGATATATTGATCCACCGGCAACCAATAGTTAGCGCGTTCATCCAACATCGCTTGATCATTATCGGCACAGGCATAACGCGCGTAATACCATGACGATTCAAAGAAGGTATCAAAGGTATCGGCTTCGCGTTTGGCCGCCCCACCACATTTCGGACAGGTGCAGTTTTGGAACGCGTCCAATTTAGCCAACGGCGAACCCGCGCCATCCGGCACCACATCTTCCGGCAAGCGCACCGGCAAGTCTTGTTCAGGCACCGGCACCGGGCCGCAATCAGCACAATAAATCATTGGAATCGGGCAACCCCAATAACGCTGGCGCGAAATACCCCAGTCACGCAAACGGAAATTGGTTTGCTTGCGCCCCAAACCTGTTGCGCCCAATAACTCGGCGAGTTTATCCATCGCGCCATTAAAGTCCAAGCCATCCAATGCGCCGGAATTAAACAACACACCGCGTTCGGTATAGGCCTGTTCGGACACATCGACCGAATCGGCATCCTGTGGGCGAATCACCGGCTTAATCGGCAGACGGTATTTTTGCGCAAATTCATAATCGCGCTGATCATGCGCAGGCACCGCCATCACCGCGCCGGTGCCATAGCCCATTAATACAAAGTTCGCCGCCCACACCGGCACGACTTCATGGCTGATCGGATGGAGCACACGCAACCCGGTATCGACGCCTTTTTTCTCCATGGTTTCCATATCGGCTTCGGCGGTCGAGATGTGCGAACATTCTTCGATAAATTGCGCCAAGGGTTCATTCATCACCGAGGCTTGTTTGGCTAACGGATGATCAGCCGCCACCGCCACATAAGACACACCCATCAGGGTATCCGGGCGCGTGGTATAGACTTTTAAGGTTTCATTTTGACCTTCAAGCGGGAACTCGATTTCCATCCCGGTCGATTTGCCGATCCAGTTGCGTTGCATGGTTTTCACCTGCTCCGGCCAACCGTCCAACTGATCCAAGTCTTGCAGCAACTCATCGGCATAATCGGTGATTTTCAAAAACCACTGCGCGATTTCTTTACGCTCAACCGGCGCACCGGAACGCCAACCTTTGCCGTCAATCACCTGCTCATTGGCTAATACTGTTTGATCGACCGGATCCCAATTCACCACCGACAGCTTGCGATATACCAAGCCTTTTTCATATAGTTTAGTAAATAACCATTGCTCCCAACGGTAATAGCCCGGTGAGCAGGTGGCCACTTCGCGTGACCAGTCGTAACCCAAGCCCAACTGCTGCAACTGGTTACGCATGTAATCCATATTGTCATACGTCCAAGCTGCCGGTGCGACCTTGTTTTGCATCGCAGCATTTTCCGCCGGCAAACCAAACGCATCAAAGCCCATCGGCTGCAACACGTTTTTGCCCAACATGCGCTGATAACGCGAGATCACATCGCCAATGGTATAGTTGCGCACATGCCCCATGTGCAAACGCCCGCTCGGATAAGGGAACATCGACAAGCAATAATATTTTTCCTTGCTTGGGTCTTCGGTGACTTCAAACACTTTTTGCGCTTGCCAAATCTGCTGAATGGCGGCTTCTAATGTTTGTGGTTGATAAGTTTGCGCATTATCGCTTGCGGGTGCACTCATGATTCCCATTCCTAAATTCTTTGCGGTATGATAAAAATATTGGCGCCATTATAACAAAACAATCTCAACCCTAAGGAGACAGTGATGTCACTATCAGATAAATTACAAGCGGCCTATAACCGATTAACCGACCAGCTTTTAATCAATATGAAATCGGCAGAAGACACAAGCTTGCATTGGCTAGGCGAACAGCTGGACCATCTGCAGCAAAATGCTAAAGAATTGGGTTCTGAATTAGCGGTGCTCACCGAGCATGAACTGCATGAAGTGCAAGACATCCTGCAACGCGATATCGAACAAGCCGCTGAATATTTGGAAGACAGTGGCCAAGGGCTCGAGGCGTTTGTTGAAAATGATTGGCCATTAATTGAAGGCATCCTGTCGGAAAAAGCGCTGTCACTGGCCGACCCCAGCCAAATTCAACACCTCAAACTACGCTTGCAAGCCGCCATGAATAAAGACTAACGAAGGCTCATTTAAGCAAAATCTGATACCCCGACTGCACCGTAAAATTTTTGCTATGCTTAAGTTAGATTCTGTTACTGGGCTTCCATGACCTAAGGGGTATCAAAATGAATACTTTTTTCAGATCATTTATTTTATGTGTGGTTTTATCACCAGGCCTGGTGATGGCAAATTCTAGCATCACAAAGCCTTCAGATAGCCGCGCCCTTGCCGGGCTTGAACAGGGCAAAATCCTCTGGGATATCACCCTCGCGCAGCCCGATGCCTTGATCGCACGTTTAAATGTGCTGGAAGAAACCTACCATGACATGGTGCGTCAAAACCTCACGCCAAATATGATGTTCACCTTCCGTGGTGGCGCAGTACAGCACCTTGCCCAGGATTTAAGCCAGCGGGATTTAGACCAAGCAGCCGCCAGCCTAGCGGTGCAACAAAAATTATCTGAACTGCTTGCTTTACCCGGCATCCACATGGAAGCCTGTCAAATTGCCACTCGGCGTTTTAATTTAACGCGCCAAGAAGATTTGATGCAGGGTGTTACTTTAGTCGGCAACACCTTTTTGTCGATTATGGGATATGAAAACCAGGGATACACCACCATCCGCATCGACTAACACCAGGCCTGGTGGTGTTTAAATAACTCCATCATAAACATGGATATGACTTATAGGCACATGTATAATTTAAGCTTAATAATTCAAGCATAGAGCTCAATGATGCAAGTAGTTAACTCCTCCGACATCTTACGCAAACCCGCCTTACTCAGCTCGCCCGAGATTCTGTATATCGAAGACGGACGTAAACACGTGTTAAAAAGCGTGTTATTGCCGATTGATTTATACGAAACAGTTCGAGAGCAAATCGAAGCCGAATTGTATTTGCGCGAAAACGCCAAGGCGTTGGGAGCCGACGCTTATGCCGAATTTAAAGAGATTGAGGTGGTGGCAGAGGATTTTGCAAAATGATTCGACGAGGCGAGATTTATTTGGTCAATTTCGGCAAGCAATATAACAGCGAATTTGGCAAAGTTCGACCGGCACTCATCATTCAAAACAATCTAGCCAATCGTGTCTTAGACAAGGTGCATTTTAAGGGTGTCACCGTCATTCCACTGACCACAAACCTCGTCGGAGGTCGATTGCGTGTTCAGATTAAGGCGCGCGATCATCTAAAACAAACTAGCGAAATTTGTAT comes from Thiomicrospira aerophila AL3 and encodes:
- the leuS gene encoding leucine--tRNA ligase is translated as MGIMSAPASDNAQTYQPQTLEAAIQQIWQAQKVFEVTEDPSKEKYYCLSMFPYPSGRLHMGHVRNYTIGDVISRYQRMLGKNVLQPMGFDAFGLPAENAAMQNKVAPAAWTYDNMDYMRNQLQQLGLGYDWSREVATCSPGYYRWEQWLFTKLYEKGLVYRKLSVVNWDPVDQTVLANEQVIDGKGWRSGAPVERKEIAQWFLKITDYADELLQDLDQLDGWPEQVKTMQRNWIGKSTGMEIEFPLEGQNETLKVYTTRPDTLMGVSYVAVAADHPLAKQASVMNEPLAQFIEECSHISTAEADMETMEKKGVDTGLRVLHPISHEVVPVWAANFVLMGYGTGAVMAVPAHDQRDYEFAQKYRLPIKPVIRPQDADSVDVSEQAYTERGVLFNSGALDGLDFNGAMDKLAELLGATGLGRKQTNFRLRDWGISRQRYWGCPIPMIYCADCGPVPVPEQDLPVRLPEDVVPDGAGSPLAKLDAFQNCTCPKCGGAAKREADTFDTFFESSWYYARYACADNDQAMLDERANYWLPVDQYIGGIEHAILHLLYARFFHKLMRDVGLVNSDEPFKNLLTQGMVLMNGAKMSKSKGNTVDPQGLIEKYGADTVRLFIMFAAPPEQSLEWSDSGVEGAHRFLNRVWRLVHQHVEQSPGLVACQSNDGLNKEQKALRFKLHETLQKVSDDIGRRLQFNTAIAACMELLNALAKFEDNTEQGQAVMQEALELLVLMLSPMVPHITQVLWQQLGKPGLVLDVSWPKVDDSALVQDEIELMVQVNGKLRGKIAVAKDAEKDAILAAAKAEESVAKFIDGKELVKEILVPGRLVNFVVKG
- a CDS encoding zinc ribbon-containing protein; this translates as MSLSDKLQAAYNRLTDQLLINMKSAEDTSLHWLGEQLDHLQQNAKELGSELAVLTEHELHEVQDILQRDIEQAAEYLEDSGQGLEAFVENDWPLIEGILSEKALSLADPSQIQHLKLRLQAAMNKD
- a CDS encoding type II toxin-antitoxin system PemK/MazF family toxin, translated to MIRRGEIYLVNFGKQYNSEFGKVRPALIIQNNLANRVLDKVHFKGVTVIPLTTNLVGGRLRVQIKARDHLKQTSEICINELCTLDLSRIQQDLVLTQLQQDEITEVEQKLRQHLAL